The Actinomadura sp. WMMB 499 genome includes a window with the following:
- a CDS encoding IS5 family transposase (programmed frameshift) codes for MKRHDLTDAEWLLLEPLLPLQTVHGARWNDHRTVMNGIFHRTRTATPWRDLPPCYGRWKTVYNRHRRWSPDGTWERILDGLRAGCDEVEGEDWTVSADSTVVRAHQHAAGARHAPGRRPAFKGACKDHEVTSAGREALGRSRGGLSTKIHLVADRRCRPISRILTPGRHADCPKFIPLLKSIRIPRRGPGRPRNRPARAMADKAYSSRINRRYLRKRNIKAVIPMKKDQAANRTRLGSKGGRPPVFDREAYKERNTVERCVNKLRQHRAVATRYDKRQRIYQGTIDVASIRIWLRDPVT; via the exons CTGAAGCGTCATGATCTGACGGATGCGGAGTGGCTGCTGTTGGAGCCGCTGCTGCCGTTGCAGACCGTGCATGGAGCTCGGTGGAATGATCATCGGACGGTGATGAACGGGATCTTCCATCGGACGCGTACGGCCACGCCGTGGCGTGACCTGCCGCCCTGTTATGGCAGGTGGAAGACGGTTTACAACCGGCATCGCCGGTGGTCGCCGGATGGGACGTGGGAGCGGATCCTGGACGGGCTGCGGGCGGGCTGCGACGAGGTCGAGGGCGAGGATTGGACGGTCAGCGCGGACTCGACTGTGGTCCGCGCGCACCAGCACGCGGCCGGGGCACGGCACGCTC CCGGCCGTCGACCTGCCTTCAAAGGGGCTTGCAAAGATCACGAAGTGACGTCGGCGGGTCGGGAGGCCCTGGGACGGTCACGGGGCGGGCTGTCCACGAAGATTCACCTGGTGGCCGATCGGCGGTGCCGACCGATCAGCCGGATCCTCACCCCGGGCCGGCACGCGGACTGCCCGAAGTTCATCCCGCTGCTGAAGTCCATCCGCATCCCGCGCCGTGGCCCTGGACGACCCCGCAACCGGCCGGCCAGGGCGATGGCCGACAAGGCCTACTCCTCTCGCATCAACCGCCGCTACCTGCGCAAACGCAACATCAAGGCCGTCATCCCGATGAAGAAGGACCAGGCCGCCAACCGCACGAGACTCGGCTCCAAAGGCGGCAGGCCCCCGGTCTTCGACCGGGAGGCCTACAAAGAACGCAACACCGTCGAGCGCTGCGTGAACAAACTCCGCCAGCATCGTGCCGTGGCCACTCGCTACGACAAACGACAACGCATCTACCAGGGCACCATCGACGTCGCCTCGATCCGCATCTGGCTCCGCGACCCCGTCACATGA
- a CDS encoding class I SAM-dependent methyltransferase has protein sequence MMEHQDDTRAAYDGVVKLYASMFANQLETQPFSRNMIGTFAELVRGTGNLRAVDVGCGPGHLTAMLHDLGLDAFGLDLSPGMVDHARRAHPALRFDEARMEALPVEDGALGGVLAHYSMIHTPPGDLPALLAEQVRVLAPGGLLLVSFFATDGSEPVRFDHKVTPAYSWPADRFAELLAGAGLLPFARLLHDPASERGFLDAHLLARLP, from the coding sequence GTGATGGAACATCAGGACGACACCCGGGCGGCCTACGACGGGGTCGTCAAGCTGTATGCGTCGATGTTCGCTAATCAGTTGGAGACGCAGCCGTTCTCGCGGAACATGATCGGTACCTTCGCTGAGCTGGTGCGCGGGACGGGGAACCTGCGGGCAGTCGACGTCGGGTGCGGGCCTGGACATCTGACGGCCATGCTGCACGATCTGGGGCTGGACGCCTTCGGGCTCGACCTCTCCCCGGGCATGGTCGACCACGCCCGGCGGGCCCATCCGGCGCTGCGGTTTGATGAGGCGCGGATGGAGGCCCTGCCGGTCGAGGACGGCGCGCTCGGCGGCGTGCTGGCCCACTACTCGATGATCCACACCCCTCCTGGGGATTTGCCCGCGCTGCTCGCCGAGCAGGTGCGTGTGCTGGCACCGGGCGGCCTGCTCCTGGTCTCGTTCTTCGCGACCGACGGATCGGAGCCGGTCCGCTTCGACCACAAGGTGACGCCCGCCTATAGCTGGCCGGCGGACCGGTTCGCCGAGTTGCTGGCCGGGGCCGGGCTCCTCCCGTTCGCCCGGCTGCTCCACGACCCGGCCTCCGAGCGGGGCTTCCTCGACGCCCACTTGCTGGCCCGCCTCCCCTAG